A single Ignavibacteriales bacterium DNA region contains:
- a CDS encoding FAD-dependent oxidoreductase, whose product MQSSPDEDLIKITYAVKGKFTKRMEKALYPGKEVWLKLPYGDLFQRDHKKENCVFIAGGTGITPFLSLFSHSSFEEFVNPRVYLGFRTRDYNLYNVELNNTQNPTVQIKVLYEDSDGMLNINNIYKKNGSTVYYLSGPPLMLKNFKTELIQYGLPENNIVTDDWE is encoded by the coding sequence ATGCAAAGCAGCCCTGATGAAGATTTGATAAAAATTACCTATGCGGTAAAGGGGAAGTTTACAAAAAGAATGGAAAAGGCGTTATACCCCGGTAAAGAAGTATGGCTAAAACTACCTTACGGTGATTTGTTTCAGAGGGATCATAAAAAAGAAAATTGTGTTTTTATTGCGGGGGGAACCGGTATTACGCCATTCCTCTCTCTTTTCTCTCATAGTTCATTTGAGGAGTTCGTTAATCCACGAGTTTATCTTGGTTTCCGGACTAGAGATTATAATTTATATAATGTTGAATTAAACAATACGCAGAACCCTACAGTCCAAATTAAGGTACTGTATGAGGATTCCGATGGGATGCTCAACATAAATAATATTTATAAAAAAAATGGTTCAACAGTGTACTACCTCTCAGGTCCGCCTTTAATGCTTAAAAACTTTAAGACCGAATTAATTCAATATGGTCTCCCCGAAAATAATATTGTTACAGATGACTGGGAATAA